A genomic window from Anthocerotibacter panamensis C109 includes:
- a CDS encoding fasciclin domain-containing protein — protein sequence MNTRLTKLAQTFSIAGIYSLVSLTALAQTSPKTSPTEPIPTEPTPPSKLPSASANLVEEAGKDQSLSTFVRAVKAAGLSSALSGSGPYTVFAPSNTAFAALPKEKRDELFKPENRQKLVNLLSYHVIPGDLTTIKLQSAKVETAGGETLDFKMAQRGEEVQVNDAKAIKPDTRASNGVIYVIDKVLIPPGH from the coding sequence ATGAATACACGGTTGACGAAGCTTGCCCAGACCTTCAGCATCGCCGGTATCTATTCGTTGGTCAGTCTGACCGCGCTTGCCCAGACAAGTCCCAAAACCAGTCCCACGGAGCCCATCCCCACGGAGCCCACCCCACCATCCAAATTACCCAGCGCGTCCGCTAATCTGGTCGAGGAAGCTGGCAAAGACCAATCCCTCAGCACTTTCGTGCGTGCAGTAAAAGCTGCAGGGCTATCCAGTGCGCTGTCCGGCAGTGGTCCCTACACCGTCTTTGCCCCCTCCAATACTGCGTTTGCCGCCCTGCCCAAAGAAAAACGCGACGAACTATTCAAGCCTGAGAACCGGCAAAAACTGGTCAATCTACTCAGCTATCATGTCATTCCGGGTGACCTGACTACTATTAAGCTGCAATCAGCCAAAGTTGAAACCGCCGGTGGAGAGACCCTGGACTTCAAAATGGCGCAGCGGGGCGAAGAGGTCCAGGTGAACGACGCCAAAGCCATCAAGCCCGACACCCGAGCGAGTAACGGGGTCATCTATGTCATCGACAAAGTGCTGATCCCCCCAGGCCACTAA
- a CDS encoding helix-turn-helix domain-containing protein — protein sequence METLTPLDMSGAAANLIGPRVRWMRERLRLTQDELAGRLSHYGVHLDYVKIGQIENRKRRVVDWELVGFAKSLGVSVNWLLSGEEARL from the coding sequence ATGGAAACCCTTACTCCACTGGACATGAGCGGTGCCGCAGCCAACCTCATCGGGCCGCGGGTTCGTTGGATGCGCGAGCGTCTGCGTCTGACTCAGGATGAATTGGCAGGCCGCCTCTCCCACTACGGAGTGCATCTGGACTACGTAAAAATCGGCCAGATCGAAAATCGCAAACGGCGGGTGGTGGACTGGGAACTGGTAGGGTTCGCCAAGTCTCTGGGTGTCTCGGTTAACTGGCTCTTGAGTGGCGAAGAAGCGAGGTTGTAG
- a CDS encoding sigma-70 family RNA polymerase sigma factor has protein sequence MSERHREDHLAYPSDDSVDAYLNAIGRISRVSAEEEVHLARIIQRGVYLDQVRQQLTQEGCLAAWEDIAHYLEIPLKDLQRQCDKAAHAQRKLVNANLRLVVSIAKKYVNRNVPFLDLIQEGNIGLIRATEKFDPEKGYRFSTYATWWIRQGITRAIANQARTIRLPIHVTEKIRRLRRTMRQIAQTTGRRPSEQELATALEMKTTKVRSIQDVARLPLSLDMPVGAAGDLCLGDLLEDNQGEEFAQQVLIDTLRTDLSMALEYLKPIERSILTLRFGLSGQPGMTLKEVGLTLNLTHERIRQIERDALHKLRRPQHQKALQQYR, from the coding sequence TTGAGTGAGCGTCATCGTGAAGACCACCTGGCATACCCCTCAGATGATTCCGTCGACGCTTACCTCAACGCCATCGGGCGTATTTCACGGGTGAGTGCCGAGGAAGAAGTCCATTTAGCCCGCATCATCCAACGGGGGGTCTACTTGGATCAAGTCCGTCAGCAACTCACTCAAGAGGGTTGCCTTGCTGCTTGGGAAGATATCGCCCACTACTTGGAAATACCCCTCAAGGACCTCCAGCGCCAGTGCGATAAGGCGGCCCACGCTCAACGCAAGCTGGTCAACGCCAACTTGCGCCTGGTGGTGTCCATAGCCAAAAAATATGTCAATCGCAATGTCCCCTTTTTGGACTTGATCCAAGAGGGGAATATTGGTCTGATCCGGGCGACCGAGAAATTTGATCCCGAGAAAGGCTATCGCTTCAGTACCTACGCCACATGGTGGATTCGCCAAGGGATCACCCGCGCCATCGCCAACCAAGCCCGCACGATTCGCCTGCCGATCCACGTCACCGAAAAAATCCGCCGCCTGCGCCGCACCATGCGCCAGATAGCCCAGACCACAGGTCGCCGCCCTTCCGAGCAGGAGCTAGCCACTGCCTTAGAGATGAAGACTACCAAGGTGCGCTCCATCCAGGATGTGGCCCGTCTACCCTTGTCTCTAGATATGCCGGTGGGGGCTGCGGGGGATTTGTGTCTCGGGGATCTCTTAGAGGACAACCAGGGGGAAGAATTCGCTCAGCAGGTGCTCATCGACACTCTGCGTACGGATTTGAGCATGGCTCTAGAGTACCTCAAGCCCATTGAGCGCTCGATTTTGACCCTGCGCTTTGGTCTGTCTGGTCAGCCTGGGATGACCCTTAAAGAAGTGGGCCTTACGCTAAATTTAACCCATGAGCGCATCCGCCAAATCGAACGCGACGCCCTGCACAAACTGCGCCGCCCCCAGCACCAAAAGGCGCTGCAGCAGTACCGCTAA
- a CDS encoding stalk domain-containing protein, with amino-acid sequence MRRRILGLTLMGLLLGAAPVGAGWSLTLDVTMYQGQPYILLTQMIRQLGLTYQISPEPRSLLLTYGGREVSITNGPVMVISEQLIPLSTRPYWQGGDLWVPLDAVQKIFYVRVNWRVRTQEATFTTEHEAPPPR; translated from the coding sequence ATGAGACGGCGAATCCTGGGCTTGACCCTGATGGGCCTATTGCTGGGGGCTGCCCCGGTCGGGGCGGGGTGGTCTCTGACGCTGGATGTGACGATGTATCAGGGCCAACCCTATATCCTCCTGACGCAGATGATCCGTCAGTTGGGTCTGACCTATCAAATCAGCCCCGAGCCCCGGTCGCTGCTGCTGACCTACGGTGGGCGCGAAGTCTCGATCACCAATGGCCCGGTCATGGTCATCAGTGAACAGCTTATTCCTCTGAGCACCCGCCCCTATTGGCAAGGGGGCGACCTGTGGGTGCCCCTCGACGCGGTGCAAAAGATTTTTTATGTGCGGGTCAACTGGCGGGTACGGACGCAGGAGGCTACGTTCACCACCGAGCATGAAGCACCCCCGCCTCGTTAG
- the purH gene encoding bifunctional phosphoribosylaminoimidazolecarboxamide formyltransferase/IMP cyclohydrolase, with protein sequence MTGVAALLSVADKTGLSDLAQALVARGYTLLASGGTAKFLSQNNLPVTEVAQYTGSPEILGGRVKTLHPKIHGGILARRELVEDQRDLQAAGIMPIAVVVVNLYPFEQTIAQPEISEAEAIEQIDIGGVALLRAAAKNFQAVSVLSDPAQYPQFIQALQADGVDLHMRRGLAGAAFRYTSRYDQAIARWFGPPLPTVLDLHLEEHLPLRYGENPHQQASWYTVGNTGFTTARILQGKPLSFNNLMDLEAARRTIAPFLPAAAAVIIKHANPCGVALGQSLHEAYARAYSADSTSAFGGIVGLTQTVDEATAQQLAQTFLECILAPGFSPEALEVLTRKSQLRLLELPDLSTAPRLDLKAVSGGFLVQQSDTVADSADLWQVVTELKPTPQELQELLFAWRVVKQVKSNAIVLTKDLQTIGIGAGQMNRVGAAQLAFEQAGVKAQGAALASDGFFPFEDTVRLAYERGIRAVVQPGGSKRDINSIAACNELGMVMVFTGVRHFLH encoded by the coding sequence ATGACCGGAGTAGCGGCGCTGCTGAGTGTAGCAGATAAAACGGGGTTGTCAGACCTTGCCCAGGCGTTGGTTGCGCGTGGGTACACTTTACTCGCCAGTGGCGGGACAGCCAAGTTCCTCAGCCAGAACAACTTGCCCGTGACCGAAGTCGCCCAGTACACCGGGTCGCCTGAGATCCTGGGAGGCCGGGTAAAAACCCTCCATCCCAAAATCCACGGCGGTATTCTTGCTCGCCGGGAGTTGGTCGAGGACCAGCGTGACCTCCAAGCGGCAGGTATCATGCCCATCGCGGTCGTGGTCGTCAACCTCTATCCTTTTGAACAAACCATCGCCCAACCAGAGATTTCCGAGGCCGAGGCCATCGAGCAGATCGACATCGGCGGGGTCGCGCTCCTGCGGGCGGCAGCCAAAAATTTCCAGGCGGTGAGCGTGTTGAGTGACCCGGCCCAATATCCGCAGTTTATCCAGGCACTCCAGGCGGATGGGGTAGACCTGCACATGCGCCGGGGACTAGCTGGGGCTGCTTTTCGCTATACGAGCCGCTACGATCAGGCGATTGCCCGGTGGTTTGGCCCCCCCTTGCCGACTGTCCTCGACCTACATCTAGAAGAACACCTACCCCTGCGCTATGGCGAGAATCCGCACCAGCAAGCCTCTTGGTACACCGTGGGGAACACTGGTTTTACCACCGCCCGCATTCTTCAGGGCAAACCGCTCAGCTTCAATAACCTGATGGACTTGGAGGCAGCCCGCCGCACCATTGCCCCGTTTCTCCCGGCGGCGGCAGCGGTCATCATCAAGCACGCCAACCCCTGCGGCGTAGCCTTGGGGCAAAGTCTCCATGAAGCCTACGCCCGCGCCTACAGTGCCGACAGCACTTCGGCATTCGGCGGAATTGTCGGCCTGACACAGACTGTGGACGAAGCGACTGCCCAACAACTAGCCCAAACTTTTTTGGAGTGCATCCTCGCTCCCGGCTTCAGTCCCGAGGCGCTAGAAGTGCTGACCCGTAAATCCCAACTGCGCCTTTTGGAGCTACCCGACTTGAGCACAGCTCCCCGGTTGGACCTCAAGGCGGTGAGCGGGGGCTTTTTGGTGCAGCAGAGCGACACGGTGGCGGATAGCGCGGACTTATGGCAAGTCGTGACCGAACTCAAGCCCACGCCTCAAGAACTCCAAGAACTGCTCTTTGCCTGGCGGGTGGTCAAGCAGGTCAAGTCCAATGCTATTGTCTTGACCAAAGACCTCCAGACGATTGGGATTGGCGCAGGTCAGATGAACCGAGTCGGGGCTGCGCAACTCGCCTTTGAGCAAGCCGGGGTGAAGGCTCAGGGTGCGGCACTGGCTAGTGATGGTTTTTTCCCGTTTGAGGACACAGTGCGTCTAGCTTATGAGCGGGGTATTCGGGCGGTGGTGCAGCCCGGAGGCTCGAAGCGGGATATTAACTCTATCGCTGCTTGCAATGAGTTGGGGATGGTGATGGTTTTTACAGGCGTGCGTCATTTCCTGCACTGA
- a CDS encoding translocation/assembly module TamB domain-containing protein: MNARWWWLLGGICAVLVIAWVGVVWLSPTLVRQAEEQLSTTFQSRVRLGKIQSLSLWSVGVGPVVMASTPDTLPPLLIAPRADLNFNLLGLLTSAHPQLTLERPALYLERNSNNQWNLPRLPAQPARIESPLSQVNVHGGSLTYRDRVLGGNPLSLTDLEVQANLAGDRARYFSDARLETGNVHLEGQTQLANLATTAQVQLKNLPVDRLAMLAKLGDLTVRQGALTGTLALGWRDGRFTAVGPLRLTDGALAIASLPDTLKNLDVTGQLAWPRLALKYIQANYLEAQIQGTGQSLLPERLQLDLSAQNVQLTRFSRAFGLAVPLAGQLASRFTALLPLASPQQVRVQGTAKGGGPLQVDRLVADTFSSRFTYEGEQLVAPFSLTVGGGNVSGTARAQLVRGFQFAVAATGRGLQPQVLAARYQMRLPVIQPGEKIGFIADIEGGAGRVTTASIQQAVGTVGGQPFQAMGHLALLPGALAIRDTRVRFVEDGGTSTLVGRVGLQGQQPLALTVNLEGVPLRLVNRSLGGRAVGQVQVTGPLAQLDSLRVAGTLVVAQPRFQQRNLPRLDTRFSLQNQTLALQKLTLGGLAATGTVALDLADGLVRKADLQWSATDLNLADLPLPLETTGWVKGRGILRGTLQDPEVQGQLVLRQGRIGRYTLEQIQGPIRLQGRILTARLTGDKDELAARVVFQEQGAALSQLIARVNTTQVHASDGFYDYKTGLARLTATVTDLDLVQVGAIGPLRSLAGRVDGRVQVARSARGLEGSGKVQIREAKVNRRPVSLEPLQFRFDPAQVVLAPTTLTTQTGQYRLAGQVGWQQTAPLDLMVEVQSGRLEEVVDLLGLGSVRTLLPNRVAATQPRGRARDLGVQRIEAGMAPLPEQLVAYDRATQSIASRKTERKPALPDDLRQLQGQFSLSARVTGTRQSPRLQFDLKGADWRWQQFQIEALQARGNYQDGQLALEESEARYGARRGQLTGMLARAGQSQARLVVTDFPVQLVSPLLPVGARRLQGDFSTTVDLAGNLSAPQANAEVHLTALEFDGKRIDPVKARLVLEAGRVTLLEARIGSNERAVGVVGSLPVPLLNPDNPRLDLQVNLAGQDLPLLNLVTDQLVWQPATGKATLTVQGTFDEPLLFGLVELGNTSVRLTQSDIDLQLDQLVTRFDQRQLQVERFEGRLAGASLTAQGELPLQRPDLLTTQPLAVRIKGPITLPSLYQGTVDGQLNVRGALLQPVLGGQLTLNPGRLLLGLSDFQALSSPRTATKLIDDTPVLSVSFDDLRLGLGPEFDVGVGTLNTRVAGILALTGPLSQLRAKGTLSLPEGSLQIGSTRFRLDTSHANHLVFTGKLDPQLDLAAEARISDFTFTNTFASAPSAGRLRALSGAVTTVVDQVPLGRYDRLLVQAAITGTAADPTIALTSAPPRTQEEILGLITGGVLNFEATQASGLLTGLVAAGGNALFAPFQRNLAAQIGLDELNIGLSSQVAAASPQNFSLGIGAEAIKDLTANFSLGVARNLTEGAAPTLFSVRFRVTEPLVLRLSTTEDLNDLSFTFSYVTQF; the protein is encoded by the coding sequence ATGAATGCCCGCTGGTGGTGGCTTCTGGGAGGAATCTGTGCCGTCCTGGTCATCGCCTGGGTGGGTGTGGTTTGGCTGAGCCCTACCCTGGTCCGGCAGGCAGAAGAGCAATTGAGCACGACTTTTCAGAGCCGGGTGCGCTTGGGGAAAATTCAGTCCCTCTCCCTCTGGTCAGTCGGGGTTGGCCCGGTCGTCATGGCCTCGACCCCAGATACCCTCCCGCCTTTGCTCATCGCGCCGCGCGCAGATTTGAACTTCAACCTGCTGGGACTGCTCACCAGCGCACACCCCCAACTCACGCTGGAGCGACCTGCCCTCTATCTCGAACGCAATTCCAACAACCAATGGAACCTCCCCCGGCTACCTGCACAGCCAGCCCGGATTGAATCCCCCCTGAGCCAAGTCAACGTGCATGGGGGCAGCCTCACGTATCGGGACCGAGTTTTGGGTGGGAACCCCCTAAGCCTGACCGATCTAGAAGTTCAGGCAAATCTGGCGGGTGACCGCGCCCGCTATTTCTCAGACGCCCGCCTGGAGACTGGCAATGTTCACCTGGAGGGGCAGACGCAACTTGCTAATCTTGCTACCACCGCTCAGGTACAGCTTAAAAATTTGCCTGTAGACCGGCTGGCAATGCTCGCCAAACTGGGGGATTTGACCGTGCGCCAAGGAGCGCTCACCGGGACCCTTGCGCTGGGGTGGCGCGATGGACGCTTTACGGCTGTAGGTCCGCTCAGGCTTACGGATGGGGCCTTAGCTATCGCCTCCCTACCGGATACCCTCAAAAATCTGGACGTGACGGGGCAACTGGCTTGGCCTCGTCTGGCCCTCAAGTACATTCAGGCAAACTATCTGGAAGCCCAGATCCAAGGAACCGGCCAGAGTCTTTTACCCGAGCGGTTGCAGTTAGACCTGAGTGCTCAAAACGTTCAGCTCACCCGTTTTAGTCGGGCGTTTGGGCTGGCGGTGCCCTTGGCGGGCCAACTTGCCAGTCGGTTTACCGCCTTGCTCCCTTTGGCTTCGCCGCAGCAAGTACGGGTCCAGGGGACAGCAAAGGGAGGGGGTCCGCTGCAGGTGGATCGTTTGGTGGCAGATACGTTTTCCAGTCGCTTTACCTATGAGGGGGAGCAGTTAGTGGCCCCTTTTTCCCTCACGGTGGGGGGCGGGAATGTCTCGGGTACGGCGCGGGCACAGTTGGTTAGGGGTTTTCAGTTTGCAGTAGCAGCTACAGGGCGTGGGCTCCAGCCGCAGGTGCTCGCTGCTCGCTACCAGATGCGTCTTCCTGTGATCCAGCCCGGTGAAAAAATTGGGTTCATAGCTGATATCGAAGGCGGCGCAGGACGGGTGACCACAGCCTCGATCCAACAAGCTGTAGGCACCGTAGGGGGGCAACCCTTCCAGGCGATGGGCCATCTTGCGCTTCTTCCGGGAGCACTGGCGATACGCGATACGCGGGTGCGTTTCGTGGAGGACGGGGGCACATCGACCCTGGTGGGGCGCGTGGGTCTACAGGGTCAACAGCCTTTGGCTTTGACGGTCAATCTGGAGGGGGTACCCCTGCGGCTGGTGAACCGGAGTCTGGGGGGGCGAGCAGTGGGGCAAGTCCAGGTCACCGGTCCTCTGGCCCAACTGGATAGCCTGCGGGTGGCGGGCACGCTAGTAGTCGCGCAACCCCGATTCCAACAGCGAAACCTCCCCCGCCTAGACACCCGCTTCAGCCTCCAAAACCAGACCCTCGCCCTCCAAAAGCTCACCCTGGGAGGTCTGGCAGCGACGGGCACCGTGGCTTTGGATTTGGCGGACGGGCTGGTGCGCAAAGCCGACCTGCAATGGAGCGCCACGGACCTCAATCTGGCGGATCTGCCGCTACCTCTTGAGACTACAGGCTGGGTCAAGGGCCGGGGCATCCTCCGGGGTACCCTCCAGGACCCGGAAGTCCAAGGGCAGCTTGTGCTGCGCCAAGGCCGGATCGGGCGCTACACGCTAGAGCAGATCCAGGGGCCGATACGCTTGCAGGGACGGATCTTGACTGCTCGCCTGACAGGGGACAAAGATGAATTGGCTGCCCGAGTAGTTTTTCAGGAGCAAGGGGCCGCCCTGTCGCAACTCATCGCCCGCGTCAACACCACGCAGGTGCACGCTAGCGATGGTTTTTATGACTACAAGACGGGGCTAGCACGACTCACCGCCACGGTCACTGACCTGGATCTAGTGCAGGTGGGGGCCATCGGGCCGCTGCGTTCTCTGGCGGGGCGCGTAGATGGGCGGGTGCAGGTCGCTCGCAGCGCTCGGGGTCTGGAGGGGAGTGGGAAAGTACAGATCCGCGAAGCCAAGGTCAACCGCCGCCCTGTTAGCCTTGAGCCCCTCCAGTTTCGCTTTGATCCAGCGCAGGTAGTCCTCGCCCCGACTACCCTCACTACGCAGACTGGACAGTATCGGCTGGCCGGACAGGTGGGTTGGCAGCAGACAGCCCCCCTGGATCTCATGGTCGAGGTCCAGTCCGGGCGGCTGGAAGAGGTGGTGGACCTGTTGGGCTTGGGCTCGGTGCGTACCCTACTGCCCAATCGGGTCGCAGCAACCCAGCCGAGGGGCCGGGCGCGGGATTTGGGGGTCCAACGCATCGAGGCGGGAATGGCTCCCCTACCAGAACAACTGGTGGCCTACGACCGGGCGACCCAGAGCATAGCGAGCCGCAAAACTGAACGCAAGCCCGCCCTACCCGACGATCTGCGGCAACTCCAGGGGCAGTTTAGCCTGAGTGCTCGGGTCACCGGGACACGCCAAAGCCCCCGGCTCCAGTTTGACCTCAAGGGAGCGGACTGGCGCTGGCAGCAGTTTCAGATCGAGGCGCTCCAGGCTCGGGGCAACTATCAAGACGGTCAACTCGCCCTGGAGGAGAGCGAAGCCCGCTATGGTGCACGCCGGGGGCAGTTGACCGGAATGCTGGCACGCGCAGGCCAGAGTCAGGCTCGCTTAGTCGTCACCGATTTCCCGGTGCAGTTGGTCAGTCCGCTGCTCCCGGTCGGTGCAAGGCGACTCCAGGGCGACTTCAGCACGACAGTGGACCTTGCGGGTAATCTGAGTGCTCCACAGGCCAACGCCGAGGTGCATCTGACCGCGCTGGAGTTTGACGGCAAGCGTATTGACCCGGTTAAGGCCCGTCTGGTGCTGGAGGCTGGGCGGGTCACCCTGCTCGAAGCGCGGATCGGGTCCAACGAACGGGCAGTGGGGGTCGTGGGGAGCCTGCCGGTGCCCCTGCTCAACCCAGACAATCCCCGTTTAGACCTCCAAGTGAATCTAGCGGGCCAAGACCTACCCCTGCTCAACCTCGTGACCGACCAACTCGTCTGGCAGCCCGCCACCGGCAAAGCGACCCTGACGGTGCAGGGAACTTTTGACGAGCCCCTGCTCTTCGGTTTGGTGGAACTGGGCAACACCTCGGTGCGGCTCACCCAAAGCGACATAGACCTCCAACTCGATCAACTGGTGACCCGATTTGACCAGCGACAGCTTCAAGTGGAGCGTTTCGAGGGCCGCTTGGCTGGAGCGAGTCTCACCGCTCAAGGAGAACTCCCGCTCCAGCGCCCAGATCTGCTCACCACCCAGCCTTTGGCGGTGCGTATCAAGGGTCCTATCACGCTCCCCAGCCTCTATCAAGGCACTGTTGACGGGCAGCTCAACGTCCGGGGTGCCCTCCTCCAGCCGGTGCTAGGCGGGCAACTCACCCTCAATCCAGGGCGGCTCCTGCTGGGTCTGAGCGATTTTCAAGCTCTATCTAGCCCGCGCACCGCGACTAAACTGATCGACGACACGCCCGTTTTATCCGTGAGTTTTGATGACTTGCGTTTGGGGCTGGGCCCTGAATTTGATGTGGGCGTGGGTACGCTCAATACCCGTGTAGCGGGCATCCTGGCGCTGACAGGCCCTTTGAGCCAACTGCGGGCCAAGGGGACGCTCTCCTTGCCCGAGGGCAGTTTGCAGATTGGCTCGACGCGCTTCCGTCTGGACACCAGCCACGCCAACCATTTGGTGTTTACCGGAAAGCTCGACCCGCAACTTGACCTCGCCGCTGAGGCCAGGATCTCAGATTTTACGTTTACCAATACCTTTGCCAGTGCCCCCAGCGCAGGTCGGTTGCGTGCTCTGTCCGGCGCGGTTACCACCGTTGTCGATCAAGTCCCCCTCGGGCGCTATGACCGGCTCTTGGTCCAGGCAGCCATCACCGGCACCGCCGCAGATCCAACTATCGCCCTGACCAGCGCCCCGCCGCGTACCCAAGAGGAGATCCTCGGGCTCATCACGGGCGGGGTCTTAAACTTCGAGGCTACCCAGGCTTCTGGGCTGTTGACCGGGCTGGTGGCGGCGGGTGGTAATGCCCTGTTCGCCCCTTTCCAGCGCAATCTGGCGGCCCAAATCGGCTTGGACGAACTCAACATCGGCCTCTCCTCGCAAGTAGCCGCCGCTAGCCCTCAAAACTTCTCCTTAGGCATCGGGGCTGAAGCCATCAAAGACCTCACCGCAAACTTTTCTCTGGGGGTCGCCCGCAACCTGACCGAAGGAGCCGCACCCACCCTCTTCAGCGTCCGCTTCCGGGTCACCGAACCGTTGGTCTTGCGCCTGAGTACCACCGAAGACCTGAACGACCTGAGTTTTACCTTTAGTTATGTGACACAGTTCTGA
- a CDS encoding IPT/TIG domain-containing protein codes for MLFLPPSDKPERTKRLVLSLSGISLLLVSSVALFKSGPSGIAAKRHIQVPASEIPQEEERNEQDAVRFKVPPGFKSFIARPQASLAPQTVIPGAPALQTTFEGINFDENAQRAGFFFIPPDIDTAAGPSHVIGVVNTTIEIFTKTGTRLSSQSLQNFFAPLTPITPTFDPKVVYDQYSGRFVVVTLEQTDTAFGGASNTSRILLAVSQTSDPTGPWNFFAVNSVVNIGGIDRWTDFPGIAVDEEAIYITGNNFTFGTNAFAGVRMWIVPKLPFYTGGTASATLYDYVALSGGVATTAQPAQTYGPTPPGFGTYLLQYSGLSDGTNRFLSTIRIDNPLNNPTFTANFIGIGLNTVVDNGTFPGVPQLGTTRRLASNDRRISQTPIWRNNKLYGAASTLPPVGPDAGQVTARWFIIDTPLVTNFDETLADTGAIGGEEIAPGTFTTFPSVSVDSAGNLAVSFAASAPSIFAGSYFTGRLASDPPGTTQPAGVLRAGQDFYIRTFTTSTTATSRWGDYTKMSLDPTDERTFWTYNEYALPRGTVLGGLPNEDGRWGTSFGSFALAPLAQAPTITSFSPTSGPVNRVVTITGTNFTGATTVAFGGVAAPFQVDSDTQIRTRVPAGAVTGKIRVATPNGRVTSDARFTVTP; via the coding sequence ATGTTATTTCTGCCCCCTTCGGATAAGCCTGAGCGCACCAAGCGCTTAGTCCTCAGTCTTTCAGGGATTTCTTTGTTGCTGGTCAGTAGTGTGGCCTTGTTCAAAAGTGGTCCCTCGGGGATTGCCGCCAAGCGCCACATCCAGGTTCCTGCCTCCGAAATTCCCCAAGAGGAAGAGCGTAATGAGCAGGATGCAGTGCGCTTTAAAGTCCCGCCTGGATTCAAGTCCTTCATCGCCAGACCCCAGGCTAGTCTTGCTCCCCAGACGGTTATTCCCGGAGCCCCTGCTTTGCAGACGACCTTTGAGGGCATTAACTTTGACGAGAATGCCCAGCGCGCCGGATTTTTCTTTATTCCCCCAGACATCGATACAGCCGCAGGTCCCAGCCATGTTATCGGCGTAGTCAATACCACCATCGAGATTTTTACCAAAACTGGGACACGGCTCTCCAGCCAGAGCCTCCAAAATTTCTTTGCTCCGCTTACGCCCATCACGCCGACCTTTGACCCGAAAGTGGTCTACGACCAATACAGCGGACGCTTCGTGGTGGTGACCTTGGAGCAGACGGATACGGCTTTTGGGGGAGCTAGCAATACTTCGCGGATCTTGCTGGCGGTCTCCCAGACCAGTGACCCGACCGGACCCTGGAACTTCTTTGCCGTCAACTCGGTGGTCAATATCGGCGGCATCGACCGCTGGACGGACTTTCCTGGCATTGCTGTGGACGAAGAAGCCATCTACATCACCGGGAACAACTTCACCTTTGGGACCAATGCTTTCGCAGGGGTACGGATGTGGATCGTTCCTAAGCTGCCCTTTTACACGGGGGGCACTGCCAGCGCTACCCTCTATGACTACGTGGCTCTCTCTGGTGGCGTAGCTACGACTGCTCAACCCGCCCAGACCTATGGACCGACGCCCCCCGGTTTTGGGACGTATCTGCTCCAGTATTCGGGCCTCAGCGACGGGACGAACCGATTCCTAAGTACGATTCGGATCGATAATCCTTTGAATAACCCGACCTTCACGGCTAACTTCATTGGTATCGGTCTCAACACGGTAGTCGATAATGGGACTTTCCCTGGCGTGCCTCAGTTGGGGACCACACGGCGTCTTGCAAGCAATGACCGGCGCATCTCACAAACCCCCATCTGGCGCAATAACAAGCTTTATGGGGCTGCCAGTACCTTGCCTCCGGTGGGTCCTGATGCCGGTCAAGTGACCGCGCGCTGGTTCATCATCGATACGCCTCTAGTTACGAATTTTGATGAGACGTTGGCGGACACGGGCGCTATTGGCGGGGAGGAGATTGCCCCTGGTACATTTACCACCTTCCCCTCTGTAAGCGTGGATAGTGCCGGAAACCTCGCAGTCAGTTTCGCCGCCTCCGCTCCTTCTATTTTTGCTGGTTCCTACTTCACCGGACGGCTGGCAAGCGACCCACCGGGGACGACCCAACCCGCTGGCGTCCTGAGGGCGGGTCAAGACTTCTATATTCGGACGTTCACGACTAGTACCACGGCTACCAGCCGTTGGGGTGACTACACCAAGATGTCGCTGGACCCGACCGACGAGCGGACCTTCTGGACCTACAACGAGTATGCCCTCCCCCGAGGAACCGTACTGGGCGGCCTCCCCAATGAAGACGGACGCTGGGGCACGAGCTTTGGCAGCTTTGCCTTGGCTCCCCTTGCGCAAGCACCGACAATCACCAGCTTCAGCCCGACCAGTGGTCCCGTCAATAGAGTGGTGACCATCACGGGCACCAATTTCACGGGTGCCACCACTGTGGCCTTTGGCGGTGTGGCTGCACCATTCCAGGTGGACTCGGATACGCAGATTCGGACCCGCGTCCCGGCAGGGGCCGTTACGGGCAAGATCCGGGTCGCCACGCCCAATGGTCGCGTCACAAGCGATGCCCGATTTACGGTCACACCCTAG